Genomic DNA from Hordeum vulgare subsp. vulgare chromosome 2H, MorexV3_pseudomolecules_assembly, whole genome shotgun sequence:
TCGTGTGTATTGCTCGATTTCTTCCAACTCCTTGACGGTGGCGTGGGTTATGTTTCTTTTTCCCTGGCTCTGGGCCTGTTGTGTGTACGTACATGACCTGACTCTGGGCCTCTGTCTACGGGTACGGgagcatgggggggggggggggaggggagacAACTATAAATTGCATGTGTACGAGAAGAAATTTCGCTCCTAACTAATCGTTGTCAAGGGATAACTAGATCGTTGAggggggggtctagcccccccccccccccccccctcttaaaATCGTCACTGTCGATATGAATCACATTTTCAAATAAGAGAGCCATCAATCGAATTACAAGatcacaaagacaacaacgaaaaGTACATGATAAAAAGGTGtcgggaaggaggaggagcacgtaAACAAAATTTGAGGACTCATGTCCTGGTTGTCGTATAGAAAATTGCAAAACATGTTTTGTAGTATTCCTTAAACAAATTTCGCACGTCTGTCTCAATGAATCTGATCCGGTGTCCAAAAATGTTCAAGCAGCTCCGCGGTCGCTCAGTCGTAAGAGCATTTCTATCAGGCGCGTAACGGCGCGGCGCACTAAAATAAAGATGCAATGTTGAAATAGTATTTTTTCGCGCCGCAGAACGCTGGCTTCAGCGGCTGCTGCAAAAAATTGTATGTGCAATCGTCGCTTCAGCAGACGCGCGCGCAGCCGACACTTACAACATGTTCATTTTGACAATATAGTGATAttccaaacataaaaaaaatacataGTTTAATTGCACGACATATCAACAATCATGCCACATCATCCTCCAACCAAGTCCAAAATTACCCAACCAAGTTCATGACATAAAAGTTTTGACAAACAAACAACACATCAACAATAATGTCGCATCCTCATCATCGTCCTCCTttttctcctattcttcttcctcatccGGAGACGTTTCTTCCTCCTCATCTTCATTGTCGCACGCTGCATCATCATCGAGAGCTCGAAAGGTGTTGGCAAGATCTCCAACGATATCATGCAAAGGTATGTGAGACACACCGGAAGACATGTGTCCATCCATGTCACCCGAAGATGCTCCCATGCCTTCCATGAGAGACCCAAAGCTCATGCCTCTCATGCCTCCCATGGTAGAACTGAAGCCTCCCATGCCTCCCATTGTAACACCGAAGCCACCCATGTCGTCAATGATAGCTCCGAAGTCACCCATGACTCCCATGCCTCACATGTCACCCATGTCTCCCATAATAGCTCCCATGCCACCAATGCATGTGAGAATTGTTGGAGCTAACACCATAGTTGTTGGAGACCAATGAGAATTGTTGGAGCCAACACCCATAGTTGTTGAAGATCAATGAGAATTGTTGGAGCCAACACCCATAGTTGTTGAATACCAATGAGAATTGTTGGAGCCAACACCCATAATTGTTGGAGACCAATGAAAATTGTTGGAGCCAACACCCATAATTGTTGGAGACCAATGAGAATTGTTCGAGCCAACACCCATAGTTAAAATATATGTCTCATCATTGAAACTACAAAGTATATACAACAAAATAAATAAGCTATCCATATGTATCCATCATGTAAAAACCACAACAAAAAGAAGTGGGCGAAGTCATACCTTGTggccatttcatcgaacacgttgtGCGCATCGGCCGTCGGCGCAATAAGCGATCTCACTGGCGCTTCGGTCGCCGCCGCAACCGTCGCATTCCCTGCAAGATTCTTCTAGGGTCGCCTAGAGGAGTCGTCCGCCGTTTTGTTCTTCTTTCTGGACATCTGCCTTCGCCACCGTCGCATTTGGAAGCTTCGAGAGGGGGGCACGTGGTTTCACGACGCGCGCCTGCGCGACGTCACCTGCGGAGATCGGCCGCGGCGCCATGAAAAGTCCGTGCACGAGACCTTTGGTTGGAGGAGCACCGGTGGAGGCGAAGCTCCCCGGGCTATGGTCGGTCGTGGCGGCGGCTACGCCGACGACAGAGGGGTCGTGGGCGTAGGAAGGGGTGAGGAGGATGTCGGTGCGGCCGTCCATTGAGCGAATTCGCCGGCAGCAACATAGGACGGGGCGAAGCTGAGGGGGCCGGAGAGGGTGGCGACAGTGTGACGCGGACGCTTGAGTGTGCAGCGCGCGGGAGCGGACGCACGAAATAAGCAGCGCGCAATGCTGTCTCGCCCCCGCGCGTTGAACCATTTATGCCATGCGCGTTTTTTACGTCTTCATTGAAGCGTCTGGAACAGTTACACGCGTGTAAAATTTGTAATCTATTACGCATCCGTGCACGAGACATTTGTTTGGAGGAGCACCGGTGAAGGCAAAGTTCCCGGGGCTATGGTCGGTCGAGGCGGCGGCTACGCCGACGACACAGGGGTCGTGGGCGTAAGAAGGGGTGAGGGGGATGTCGGTGCGGCCATCCATTGGGCGAATTCGCCGGCAGCAACACGGGACTTGGCGAAGCTGAGGGGGCCGGAGAGGGTGGCGACAGTGCGACGCAAACGCTTGAGTGTGCAGCGCGCGGAAGCGGACGCACGAAATTAGCAGCACGCAATGATGTCTCGCCCTCGCGCGCTGAACCATTTATGCCACGCGCGTTTTTTTACGTCTTTGCTGGAGCGTCCGGAACCGTTACGCGCGTGTAAAATTTGTAATTTATCTAGCACTACGGTAATATCGCACGTCTTGTTGGAGATGCCCTGAGTTGTAGCCATCGGATCGCGCTGAGGCCTCAGGGTGGCGGGTTCCGTGCTTTGTCCGGCTGGCGATCGAGTGTATCCTTTCAGCTTGGCACCGATAATTGTCACCGCAGTTGTCACTCCACGAGATGCAGAAAAGAGGCTCTGATCTTATCACGCACAACAGAAACAGAAGCAGAAACCCTCCCCACCACCAAGACGTCGCGTAGCCCGTCCCTCCATTTGTGTGGGCGCATCTCATGTCATGATCACATCACGGGCCGCCGCTTCGACAGTGCCACGGCATGTTCCAGATAGGAACAGCACCAAGAATCAATCGGCTAGTCACTCAGTCCCAGATCGAACAGCTCGTGTGCACTGTGAAGCAGCGATGCCGATGGGGTCGACCACCATCAACCTCCTCTCGCCAATCGCCGGCAGGCGACGTGTGATTCACAGGTTCAGTGTAGCTGATGGACCACCGCACCGCAGCATCGCGGCGGCCTCCACGCCTGCCGCGTCGATCGGGCGCGCGGCGTTGCTTTCGTCCAGCCGGCCGGCAGCCCGCCGCTGGTCTCTGACGCGCCATCGTCCTTCGCCCACGCTGATGCGAATTTATTCAGTCTGTCTGTCGGGGTCCAGGCGGGGCTTTCAGCGCTGTGCTGATGCACTGTTTCTCTCGACGTAGTACAGAGTCAGGCCCATAAAGATGCATTATTGTTTCGGAGATCCGCACCGTATCCAGCTAAGAAGCACAAATTTGGCAAACAGTCTCTACGGTTAGTACTACTACATATCTATAGAAAATCTCACGTTTGCTGATGAACAGACGCGTCTCACAGTTGCTGCAGATTCAATTCATACGGAATTCTGCATCTCAATGGTCAAAGGTTTCAGACAGGCAACCAAAGTAGCAGCATAAATATACTCTCATGTTTCAAGCAACAATTttcgctttgttactttcagAAGAGTGACTAGCCCACCAAATTAAGTTGTTCCTCTTCCCACTAGCCGAttaacaaggaccagtaggaattaGGAGATGACCGTGGACGAGCAGAGACAGAATATCTTGACCGATTGAATTGTTCTTGAGAGAAGTTCAACGCTGCTGCCAGTTAGCTAGTTCCTCCTTTTTGCACGTCGCGGGAATCTTCAAACAAGCGTGTCTACTGATTTATCTAGTGCTAGCACTATAGTAATCAAAAAAACTGATGGCATGTGTTCCATCAGAAACCAGCCGCACAGGAGTGCTAATCAGGGGTGCTTTATTTTAAGGGGCGGATTAGGTAGATCTCGAGAATGATTTGGAGCCGACAGGGCCCAGATTTGGTGGCCTAATAGCTGTGCTTAGCCATTTTGCTTGGAGACGACTCATCAAATGTGTACAGAGGCATCTTCAATCACATGATGGTCCCTGAATCTGACACTGTTCGTTGTCTCTTTATTTTTGTCTGTACGAAGTCAGATCCAACCAACAGTCTAAACTGGATCCTGGTAAAATCCTCAGATTTCTGCAAAAATCTCGACCGGATTGCAACTGAAATCCCCCAGAATTGCACAGAAACCATCCTTTGCTGTGTTGATCCCGTCAAAGTCAGCAGCGTCTTCGGCTGCGTGTCGCCGTGTGCGGGTGCCCCCGGTTCCCGGCGCTGGCCTCCGCCTCAGGTAACCGGTCGTTGTCATGGCGTCCCTGGCGAGCATGTGATTGCGAGGGGAGATGACGGATGATGGATCGCCACTAACGCGCACACCATCAGTGAACAGCGGAGCAGAAAGGGAGAGGGGGTGTAAAGCTACCCCATGGCGGCCATGAAAGGGCAAGCTTTGCTCTTCTCGATCGGCAAAAGCCGCCTTTCAGTGCTTTCACAGTTTCACGAGTGAACAGACGAAAAGAAAAGTTCGTCGATGTTTTGGGTTGGATGAACGTAGGGATCCAAAGAGTTTCGAAAGACGAAAGAACAGTTTGATTTCGGTGCGATTTGTGAAAAAAAAATCCCAGTGTTCTGAACATGGCCTAGATTTGACTGATCCTTACAAGTTGCAAGGCGCCATGGACTGATCGAGAATGGAAGCCTTATGAATTCTAATGGCCTAGAGCTACATGCTAATGAGGAATGGTTCCTTGGCTGTTCTTGTTCAGTAGAACCAGTTGGGTCCAACGTGCTTctgcggctgctgctgctgcatggCGCCGGCGTAGTCCGCCGCTGACAGGTCGAACCCTGCGCCGAACCTGCCCAGCTCCGGCGCCGCCATGCCGAACGGCGCGTCGTCGCCGATGAAGAACGCTGCGCTCTGATGATGCTGCTGCTGCATATGGTTGTTCGAGTCAGCAAGCGAGCGTGGCGCCAGATGGTTGCCGGTGCCGATCTGCAGGCCGGGAGCGGTGTCGTCGCTTGTTGCGCCTCTGTGCGCGGCCACGCCGGTCTCGTACATGCTCATCAGCCCGGCGAGGCATCTCTGGTCGGCCACGGGCAGGCCGAAGTCGAACCCGCCGAGAGCCTGGCTCTGCGGGCTGTAGGGCGCCCCCGGGAAGAAGGCCGACGCCGGCTTGCTCTGGGCGGCCGCGGCGGGGTGGTTCTGGTTGTACCTGCAGGTGTACTGGTGGGCGTTGCGCGCGTTGCGATCGAGGAAGCCGAGCGCGTGGTCGGCGTGCGGGCACTGCACGTTCTCGCAGGTGTAGACGCGGGCGTTGCCGTTCAGCATCAGCTCCGGCTCGGCGTCGGCGGGCGGCGCGCTCCGCTTCTGGGCGTGGGTGAAGCCGACGTCCGCGGTTTCTTCTTTCATCAGCGCAGGCGGCATGATCATGAACTCGTTGCTCGTGGAAGCATCCATGGTAAGGTCGACGAAGGCGGCTGCCTCGGAGCGTGCCTTCATCTGGTTCGCGGCCTCCTCGCCGAAGAAGTCGACGTCATACTCGCCGGAGCTGGCGTCGAACGACAGCGCGCCGGCGGAGGGCCGCGGAGGAAGGCAGGCGCCGGGGTGCAGCTTGTGGCTGAGCTCCTCCTCCGTCTTGAGCACGGCGAGCCATGTCACGATCTCCCTGGcggtcatcttgtcctgcaggcaCTTGGACTGCCGCACGAGGCGGCGGACCTTGTCGACGTCGGGCGACATGTGCTTGATGACGGCGGTGAGCACGGCGACCTTCCACGCCTTCTTGAGGTCGTGCGGCTTCTTGTACGGCGGCGGGCCCAGGTCGTCGGGCACGCCCGCCTCCTGCCACCACGCCTCGGACGTCCCCTGCGGCCACCACGGCGGCGGCACGCCCTTCTCGAGCGGGAACCGGCGCTGCGGCGGGTCGCAGTGCTGCATGAGCGACGAGAGCAGGGAGCCCAGCGTGGTGTCCTGCAGCTCGTGCAGGGAGCGCGGGCCGGCCGCCGTAGCTCCGTCGTCCCCGCCACACGGCGGCGCGGCGTTGTCGGACTGGTGCTTGGCGATGGCCGCGGGGGCGTTGCGGTCGAAGCGGACCTTCTCCTTCCACCAGGCGCGGAGGTTGTCGGAGGCGCCGCCCACGGGCTTGCCGTTCTCGGGGACGATGCCGTAGACGAAGCCCTGCGCGCTGCACGCCTCCATCATCTTGAGCATGTACTTGAGGATCCCGTCCTGCGCGCGCGACATCTTCTTGCGCCGCGCCTGCTGGTCCTGCTGCGACGGCGGCCGCCTCAGCCGCCCCTTCCCCGCCGTCGCCGCGCCCCCGTCGGGCCTCTGGCTCTGCCGCTGCTGCAGCTCCTTGAGGCGCTTGAGCCTCATGCGGTCGCGCCACATGCGGCGCTCCAGCTCCTCGATGCCGTccacgtcgtcgtcgtcctcctcctcctcgctctcgtCCTCGTCGGGGAACCTGTCCCGCGCCCGCTGCTCCGGCGCCGGCGCCTGCACGGGGTCCACGAGGTCGCCCGCCCCCACGAAGCAGCCGGCTCCAAAGAACCCGAAGCCCTTGTCGACGTCGCCGTCCGCCGCGAACTCCATCCGCCGATCCATcatcgccacccctcctcccatcATCTCCACCGCACACGCACGGGCACGGCACAGAGCCCCTACGAAGCAATCAAGCAACCCCTCGCTCCTCACCAAGGCTCGTGGTAGCGGAGTCTATGTAGCCACCTGCGCGCAAGCTACACGACGAagaaacaaaagtgagcacgcatGGACTCTAGAGTGGCAAGAACATGCGCCCATGGAGCTAGCAGCAGAGCAGCCAAAAGAAATGGAGCGGCAACAGACACGGATCAGAGTTTGCGAGCCACGAAACGGCCAAACTGGTTGATCGGGAGGCCTCGTGACTACAGTCGATCAGCCGAAAAGTAAAACAAACGGGATCTTGGTTGGTTGGAAGTAAATGCGATCGTACCTCTTCCTCTTTACAGCATCTATCGCTGCATCTCTGGTTTTCGCTTGGCTTGGCTTGGCGGGCGGATGAGGAGGgtggggaggaggaaggaggcgagGAGGAGCACGTTTTGTTGGGGGCGGAAACAGGAGATGGGGATGGGGAAAGAGCAGCGAGTGAGATGGCCAATATATAATGGCCGGCATCTGGATCTTTTTGACCAGCGATTTTGGCGATGACCTGCAAGTTGCATCGATGATCGGTCGAGCGAGCCATCGGGGTCTCCCGTCTCCCCCGTGGTCTCGCCATGGTGGGCGTTGCACACGTGGTGGATGCTCCGTGCCTTATTAGTGGTGGCGTGAGTGTGAGGGTTGTGTGCAGTTGCTGGTGTTTGCTCCTTTTTTGCTAGAGGGCGTGTGCAACCGACTGGAAAATTTCCAACGTTTCAATAAACTTTCTGGGGCCTGCTGTTAAAGTGCAAGCATGCCATTCCCGCAAAAAAAAAGGTGCAAGCATGGCATAGAACTATAGAAGTTGTTTAAAAGTTAACAAAAATGAAGAACATGATACATTAGTGGTGGCATTTTCCCGAATCACTTCATGCCTTCCTCTCATGAGGAGACATTCCCGTCGACTACGAAGGTGTCTGTGATGGTTTCATTAATTTTAAAATAATATATCGGTTCAACCTTTCGAAGTTGCTCACAAGGCTAAAGAGTCAATGTGCATGCGTGTGTTCATACGGATGAGTGTAATATGCATACGTACGAGGGTCTACAAAgaaataacaaaataaaatgtaTGCTCTGTTCCATCGCGGAAGCCCTCTCCTCACCAACAACTATCGCCACACCGCGGCTTGGTGGTGAGGTTGACCATTGCGTGCTAGGCAGCCACACCTCGGGACCGCGGTCCTATGCTAAGGCTCTCTTGACCCCGTCCATTGGTGGTCCCTTGGCTCGTAGGACCACGTCGACTCACGATCGTGTCGGGCAATACCTTCTTGCTGTGATGCTCTTGGTTGGGTTCATGGACATTGATGTTTCACTGCATGAGGAAGGATCATATGCTCAATGAAGCCTTGATACCGTCTCCACAGGTTGCACATGTGGTCAAGTGTCTCGCAAGCTGCTCgactagtgtgatgatgtgttgtTGAACTCTCGAGTTCTGTTGGTCGAAAATGGGGAATTTTTCGAGCGCCTAGGGTGTCTTCTAGTCGAGgaaaaattgtcaaaaagttttGTACAATTTGGATCCTGTTTGGTATTAATTTTCTATAAAaccaaaaatagatagaaaatagTAACTGTCACTAGGCATTGGGTTAATAGATTAgtttccaaaaataatataaaaatacatataaagtatctaagattgataatataatagcatgaaacattcaaaaactatagatatgttgatgacgtatcagcatcctcaagcttaatacaTGTTCgttcttgagtaggtaaatgataaaagcagAAGTTTTAATTTTGAATGATACCTAGCAAGTTTATCATGCAATCTCTTTCATGTAATGAATATTGAGAAAAAAATGAAGTAATTGATACCAACATTATAatattcatgaatataagagcatAATCATTACTATCCAAAATATACAATGCCTACCGAATGTTATCCCTACTCATTGAATTACGTAAGCATGGCATGACTTTGTATTCCTAACATAAGTATTAATCATGAGCACCATGTTCTcaagtcaagcaattggatcataccttTTCACGCGCTCCAATATTTTCAACTCCACAAAATACATGAGTGCGGATCAACGTGCAATGAAGAGgcccatcaattgatatcaatacgaggagtatggattgccatgcaatggatgcactagagttataagtatatGACTGCTCAAAaccgaaactaagtgggtgtgcatccaacttggttgaTCAAGAAGACCTCGGACATTTGAGTAAGCTCATCATCGAAATaagcaagccaagttctataattataaattcccactagtatataaaAGTGAAAAATCtgaagactctctatatgaagaacatggtgctactttgaagcacaagtgtggtaacagATTATAACACtggcccttctctctttttaactTTTTTTTATCAAATTCCGGAACCTCATCCTCATTCTTTGGAGGACTCATTAGTCTCCATCATTCTTTTACCTCACCGAGATAGTGCTCTAATgattgatgatcatcacacttttatttagttaCAACTCGATAAACCTAGAACAACATGAATTTATATGAATgcatgtaccaggatgtgcaatgatcttacGTAACatgtactacaatgatgaagagtggctttgccacaaatattatgtcagctctatatgattgtGCAAAGCAATATAATTATGAACACACATGTCATGAAGCGGGACGGTGGaaattgcatgacaatatatcacggaatggctatggaaatgtcatgataggtaggtgatacgtctccaacttatcaataattttttattgttccatgctactccctccgttcctaaatataagtatttttagaggtttcactacggactacatacagatgtatatagacatactttagaatgtagatacactcattttgctccgtatgtagtctctagTGAAAGCTCTAAAAAGACctatatttaggaatgaagggagtattatattatcaatcttggatacttcatatgcaataatatgatattttatatcatttttgggaactaatctATTACCTAGTGCCTAATGCCAATTGttggttttttcttgtttttggtttTCCAGGAAataagtaccaaacgaagtccaagcgccatgaaactttttgacgagttttttctggacaaaaggaCAGAAGCTTCGGAAGGAGACCATACGACAGACGAGGAGACGAGAAGGCAATAGGCCATGCTCAAAGGGGTATAcgccttgtgggcccctcatggctCCGTCAGACCTAATTCCACCTTCATAAATTCTCTAAAACTCGGAAACCAACAAAGAGCCACcggaaacactttttccaccatcGCAAGTCTGTGTTCTGGCGTGATCCCATCAAGAGACCTTtttcggtgccctaccggaggagaAATCGATCATGGAGGCCGTCTACATCAACtttgttgcctccatgatgatctGTGAGTAGTGCATCATAGAATCATTTAGGAAGTTCATAAACTTAACTATAATTTAGTCTTCTATTATTGCTGACACTCAATACATATTTTTGGAGCAAACATTTCCAtgagacacataggaagataggggctttattgttttcgcctcccaacatgtttacctcgaggataatgtcaacaataattctGGGAATCCGAAACAGAGTTCTGGCTCCTTTGCGAGGGTCGTTGTAGATTTCAGGCTTCTCCAGCCACATTTAGTGGATGTCTGTACCGAGACATGTTATGCTTCTGCttgaagcttgtatgactttgagtgttgggtcatgtgacccctgtttgtaatatcacactatgttggc
This window encodes:
- the LOC123424679 gene encoding protein ETHYLENE-INSENSITIVE 3-like 2 translates to MMGGGVAMMDRRMEFAADGDVDKGFGFFGAGCFVGAGDLVDPVQAPAPEQRARDRFPDEDESEEEEDDDDVDGIEELERRMWRDRMRLKRLKELQQRQSQRPDGGAATAGKGRLRRPPSQQDQQARRKKMSRAQDGILKYMLKMMEACSAQGFVYGIVPENGKPVGGASDNLRAWWKEKVRFDRNAPAAIAKHQSDNAAPPCGGDDGATAAGPRSLHELQDTTLGSLLSSLMQHCDPPQRRFPLEKGVPPPWWPQGTSEAWWQEAGVPDDLGPPPYKKPHDLKKAWKVAVLTAVIKHMSPDVDKVRRLVRQSKCLQDKMTAREIVTWLAVLKTEEELSHKLHPGACLPPRPSAGALSFDASSGEYDVDFFGEEAANQMKARSEAAAFVDLTMDASTSNEFMIMPPALMKEETADVGFTHAQKRSAPPADAEPELMLNGNARVYTCENVQCPHADHALGFLDRNARNAHQYTCRYNQNHPAAAAQSKPASAFFPGAPYSPQSQALGGFDFGLPVADQRCLAGLMSMYETGVAAHRGATSDDTAPGLQIGTGNHLAPRSLADSNNHMQQQHHQSAAFFIGDDAPFGMAAPELGRFGAGFDLSAADYAGAMQQQQPQKHVGPNWFY